From a single Candidatus Cloacimonadota bacterium genomic region:
- a CDS encoding RNA methyltransferase: MKPDIYLGLVHHPVYNKFRKVVTTSITNLDIHDISRSCLTFGVKSFFIINPIPTQKLMLNRILKFWKSEIANEYNPDRVNALSIINYAESIESSIQQIKKQEEVDPIIITTTAVKQKNHLKFEEYHKLKINKPVLLLFGTGNGLTDQVHNLADYILEPIYGVQNYNHLSVRSAAAIVLDRLYSEK; encoded by the coding sequence ATGAAACCAGATATTTATTTAGGATTAGTTCATCATCCTGTTTACAATAAATTCAGAAAGGTCGTTACAACCTCGATCACTAATCTTGATATTCATGATATTTCCAGATCCTGCCTGACTTTTGGTGTTAAGAGTTTTTTCATTATAAATCCTATCCCAACCCAGAAATTAATGTTAAACCGAATTTTAAAATTCTGGAAAAGCGAGATCGCCAACGAATATAATCCTGACCGGGTTAATGCTTTATCTATCATAAATTATGCGGAAAGTATTGAATCTTCAATCCAGCAAATCAAAAAACAGGAAGAAGTCGATCCAATTATTATCACAACAACAGCTGTGAAACAAAAGAACCATTTAAAGTTTGAAGAATATCATAAACTCAAGATCAATAAACCGGTCCTATTACTTTTTGGAACAGGAAACGGTTTAACCGATCAGGTTCATAACCTTGCTGATTATATTTTAGAACCGATATACGGAGTTCAAAATTATAATCATCTTTCAGTTAGAAGTGCCGCAGCTATTGTTCTGGACAGGCTTTATTCCGAAAAATAA
- a CDS encoding 50S ribosomal protein L19, whose product MDIVHEISKEQMRTDLPEFRVGDTIKVHYKIKEGSKERIQVFQGIVIQKRGMQISRTFTVRKISNGVGVERIFPLHSPHVQKIDVVRFGRVRRAKLFYLRKAKGKAARVKEKKRY is encoded by the coding sequence ATGGATATAGTGCATGAAATTTCAAAAGAACAAATGAGGACGGATCTTCCGGAATTCAGAGTCGGCGATACGATAAAAGTTCACTATAAGATCAAAGAAGGTTCCAAAGAACGAATCCAGGTATTCCAGGGAATTGTCATCCAGAAAAGAGGGATGCAGATTTCCCGAACTTTCACTGTTAGAAAAATAAGTAATGGTGTTGGTGTTGAAAGAATCTTTCCTTTACATTCGCCACATGTTCAAAAAATCGATGTGGTTAGATTCGGTCGTGTGCGTCGAGCAAAACTTTTCTATTTAAGAAAAGCAAAAGGTAAAG